Below is a genomic region from Gasterosteus aculeatus chromosome 2, fGasAcu3.hap1.1, whole genome shotgun sequence.
AACTATGTGCtgtagaaatgaatgaaatgtaacAAGAGGTTTAACTTGAACCTGCTGCCCAAAGACATCGATCATatcccttttacatttaattcatattttaagttaaaatatttcaaatgttgagTTTATGAAGGCAGCACTATCGTAAGGGTCAAACTGATGCAATTGTGCTTAATTAAAAGGTGTAAAATCAGAATGCATTCAACTTCATTTTATCCAGTAATAGGGTTGCAACTGATCTGATATAGTTTATTTCATGCCAACCATGTAAAGTCAAACTTACCATCAATAAATATTACGTTAATTTGCAAAACGATACACACtttaaaaagataataaatTAAAGCAGAAAACACACTTGACAGTATTCCGTACTGCAGCATCCTCCAAACATCAGCGCCACGTGTGTCCCCAAAGTAGATGAGCTTCAGTGTTCTTTGGAGATAAAATATACAATGGACGTCCAAGGGTAAAGTTGGTGGGCAGCTCCTTCAAGATTGTCGACCACTGTTTGGTCAACTtccatatttttatttatttccatatttatttgaccatttttatcatttttttccagcaaacattttagcatttaaatatttctgtatttatttaagcacttatttatacatttattaatttctttattcctgtttttattcacaCTTACGTCATTTTTTGTCCTCCATAATTAGGGCCACAAATAATGATTGTTTTAATTATTGGTTTACCATTAACTCattaagttttaaaaaactgtgaaaaacaaaccataAAGTCTTTAAAACAGTCCAaattccaaaaaatattcagtttaCTCTCcggtaagaaaaagaaaagcaacaaatcgTCACCTGAGACAAGCGGATGTTTGATATTTTGCGGTTATTTGTGAAATTGCTGAAATAATtgattatttgaaaaataactaCTACAATAATGTTTAATAAACCGAAAACATTTAGTATCTAATGTGAAAATTAGCGGTGATGGTCGAGTTCATTCCAAGACATTTTGCATTATAAAAAGTGTTAATGTGTAACATTATGGATGAAGTCAATGTACTGGCAACGGCAGAAGTGTACCCACAGTTTACCTGGGATGTTGAGCACAGCTCTACAAAGGCCCGGTCAGGTGTTCCCTAGCAGACTTTACTCTTTTCTATCGCTGCTTTTCAACGCTCAAGGTTTGTAAAGTCAGACGTATTTGTCGCTGATTACAAGCTTAGGCACGCCCGGGAAATGAACTCCTATGAGTCCTATTCATCAACTCTGCTCCCACAAGGTGTCTTATGTAATATTGTGGTTGCACTTGCTGTGTTTAATCATTTTTCATACGATGCAAGAAAGACATTACAAATAAAGACACACTATTAATATCCCTGGCTATCAAGCTGTTTTTCTACATATAAAGTATTGTTTATGATACAGTCTGTTTGGTGGGCTGTGTAAACAGGATGCCTCTtggagacagaaaaacacagctTGCGTAGGTAGATTCCTTTGTGACAAGGCCAGGATATTATTTTGACAAAGTACACCTCCACACATGACCTGGTGCAAGTTTAATCCGCTCTGTGCACGTTTCCTGTGTTTCACCTTGATCTCTTGTCATTGACTTAtgtctgaaaaaacaaatgtagtgGACACAAAACCGTTGCCAAGTATGAAAGGCTGATGAAAAAGAGGGAAGGGAGTGGGAGGGCAGCAGCCGCACAGAAAGACAGAATCTGTCTAAAAAGAACTACACCTAACCCTGAGTCTTGCATAATAACattgttatatttttatttgaacataTTTCACCTTCCTTTACTATTTTACTTTACCATACACACATGTTGTACTATGCTATACTGTCCCAACACTATATTATACAATCTTTATCAAATTGCACATACTATATTATATGAGGTTGTATATTTTCACATTACACATGCTGTACTGTACTATATTGCATGTAATGCTGTGTCTCAACTATACTGTGCGCAGCATGGTACTTCTCGTAAACATTCATCCCCAGGCACTCCGGATGTATTTGCTTTTGTCAGTATGCTCTTCTTTCTTGCCGCTATTAAATTTGCATATTAACAACAAACGCCATGGTGTTCTTCGTTAACTGTCATAACTATTAACTGGCTATTGGCAACATCTCACCAAATCATTCCAGTGGGCCTCTGTGAGCCTGGCATGTCCTTGAGGGAAGCGGGTTGGCAATTCTAATGTACCGCCCCAAGCATCCGtaggaaaaaacatttctacGGATGGCAGTCTAAAAAAAACGACTGACAGTAATTCATTAATGACCTTAGAACTACTctgaacacatttaaacatgcaCTGATAACGGGCGGGCAGGAGGTACAGTGTGTTAGGCCCATTGCTTTGCTTTTCGGGGAATGTGCATTGGGATTTATGCCACATTTCAGGACCATTTGAATTATGAAAGGAGCAAACATTCCGCAAACTGAAGTGTCATTAGTGATATTTATTGGTATAGTAGGAGTGTGTGGTGGGGAAACTGCAGAAAAGGGGAGTTCAGTATGAAAAAGGAATGCTACACTCACACCTGCTGGCCAGCAGATGTAGCTCGGATTTTGGATCTTGGGTCACGAAGAAGATTCGGGACACAAGAGGAGAAGAGTGGATATGTTTAAAACCAGGCGCTCGTGGCATGCAACTTTATATTCATAACTAAAAAGTGTGTAATTTAGTGACTTAGTGTCAATTTCGCTGACAAAAATATTCTACAACGCGTCAGTCGTGAACACACCCTGCCCCGTTCTACGACTACGTGGACGTTACGTCACTGAAACAGATGCCTTCATTTAAACTCGAAAATAATAACATTCATAaaagaaaagggttttttttattatacaatAGAGATATGTATTTATTGAACCACATTTGTGGGTATTATATGAAAAACGAAAGCAACAACCAACCAAATGACCTTGTTGTATTGGTGAATGTgctagtatatatatatatataatatatattaccCCGTAATGACCAGACGCCGGACGAACACGTGAAGGCAACAAAAGTTTAGAGTACAGAGTTGAGATATCTGAAGCaatggaggaaaacaacagaaGTGCGGACGCCAATTTTGCTCCAGGTACCACACTAAATCCGCTTGGTACATTTCCCGGTGCGGCAGTAGTTATTTCACTGAAGAAGTTATTAGAAAGTGTCCAAAGAACTGTTTGGTTGTGAGCTGGTTGAGGCAGCACGAGGTCCCTGTCAGCCAGCTGTCCCGTACAAGCTAACGGTTTATGTCACACTGGCTTTATATTAAGTGATAAAAGTAGAAACCGCATAGAGGTCTCACATTGTTGGACCATACACGTGACCCGGTTCCGTGTAGCGAAGCAAAAACACCAAACGAATGTTGAAGCTAAACTACGCTTAAGAATCGCGGAGACTAACGTTATTTCTCGTACGTATCACATATAGTGTTTGTCATAATACGTTATTTGGGCCCTCTGATGAATTTGACATCTTTCCGACGCAAAGACCTCTCCTATTTCAGATTGTTACTCATGCCTCATGTTCGTGCTCTGACATTTGCATTATCGCCCGGAGTATTAGTCCTACTGCTAACAACACTCATACTCATTTGTCCGTGACTCTCCGCAGACCCGGGGGGAGCGGGGACGACGGCGCGAGACGCCCCACGTGACCCCGGCCCCGCGGCGGCGGTCAGCGGGCTGCTGAGCGAACAGGGCCGCTTCGGCTTCGCTGCACTGTGCGCGGTCTCTCTCGGCCAGCTGTTCACGGGACCGGAAAGCAGGTAACCGAGGATGACGTCATCACCACCCGCGGTAACGTGCGACACAACATTATGTTGTCATTGTGTTCGCCGGGTGCTTGaaccagttttttttcttctactaaGAAAACCCTAACATAAGAGATTAGCGGCTGATATTTAGGAACGCCTGGTAAACCCACATATctatatctaaatatatattgtgagatgcatgtaatggtaaaatatgttataacattgttttgtgctaaagccgtgtctcaagtgtcctgtatttgaccctgacgtgcaaggAGCAGCataatacaaaatgttagtttgcagctgtgctctgagaAGTGAGGGCGGTCAACTCGAGCTCATAGACGctgcaaaacaaaggacttctcgttcacggccttggttcatatcttattcggtacgaaagttccggatccgcGTTTTTActtcatgtcaattaattattgtgtgtgtgtgtgtgtgtgtgtgctaccctcagcttcacctcagGTTCTTATCGCAACCtgatttgcagcttctcgtgcCCGGCACTGGTcttcatgtgtataaaaacccagcgtttttactgctcggagacgccattacaccgaacgctgagatacgtgcttgtgtgtttgacctcctgcttgcaagcaatagttagagccagatatccaGATAGAGAAgatttctcttctaaataaatgttaactttttgactttaattgatcaacgtgctggatccttctcatcaaccgactcggggggatcggagatcctgacaatatacatgcatatacatacagtatatttaaaTCAATCCAGCTACAACCTCCAAGAAATCatcatttttatataaatattgcCGCTGATCCACATTAGTCGCTTTCTGGGTTATAAGAAAATAACCAATAAGGCTTAAGCTAACGTGTGGCCCGTGCGCGTGTCTCAGCGTGTTCAGGGAGAAGTATCTGCAGGGCCTGGTCTGCTGGCTGAACCTGGATGAGTCGGTGCTGCCGGTGATGGGGGCCTTCCTGTCGGGTTTGGGCTTCGAAGGCTCAgacaccttcctctccatcctaCAGGCCGAGCCACTGCTAGCCGCGGGGGCCACCCCCATCATACAGGTGTTGTTAACGCGTGTTAATCCACGGCTGATGGGAGAGCCCATCGTGCTTGTTTGTAATGACATGATTTGAAGCTTATTTTCACAGCTGTTGCTTTGCATTTTCAGGATCTGGTGTCGTTTTCTGTGAAGGACGGTAAGAGTCCTCCGATGAGTAGAtcctgtgtgtgggtgtgaattCATGTAACTCCGTCATGTCCATCATGTGCTCAGGCCAGTATGATGCCAGGTCGAGGGTCCTCATCCGTCACGTCAGCTGTCTGCTACGAGTCTCTgcacagcagctggaggagtttGAGCAAACGCTGGGGGAGaggctgagggagggaggagaggagagcgagtAAGTGACCGAGTGTCCGGATccggatggatggataatagtCGTCTTCAAATGAGCCCAGTAAATGGTGCCGTTGATTTAAAGTACTTGATGATGACATGTTCTTTCTCAACTTTTTTGGGCAAACCTCTTGTGTGCCCGGCTGGTTTAAAGAACGCACTTTCAGTGAAACTCAAATCCAAAATAACAGCGGGGGAAGCTGCTATCTCAAAACGAATCACTTGAGGTTATTATTTGTAGAGCCCACGCATATTTCAACTCACGCTATCGACCTGTCTGCCTCTGCTTCCACTCAGAGAGGAGTCCTCTAGGCggctgaggagagaaagagggcggAAGCTGCGACGCTACCTCCTTATTGGACTAGCCACCGTGGGCGGGGGAACTGTGATTGGTGAATATTTCTGCTTCAAGGGTTTTGGAACACATTAAATGGAGATTAGAAGCAAATACGCTGGAAAACGGATACATAAACCTCGGCCGAGTGTTGAGACTTTCAGAATATTGCATAAAGATTACAGTTCACCACACTTGTGTCAGAGTGAAGTGGCCTTTTGTCCTTGAGAtcacaaaacaaactaaaaccaAAGGGTCACTGACGCACCGATGATGATATCTTAACATATTATACAATCATACAAACctacataaataaacaacacaccTTTATGAATACATACTAACAGAAAATAAGTAGCTCCTACACATGTTTTCTATTCTTTTCCCATTGATGTGGTGTCTGGCCTTTTACATTACTGTGCGTCTTGGTGCCGTTGCCAGGGGTGACCGGTGGGCTGGCGGCCCCCTTGGTGGCGGCAGGGGCCGGCGCTGTGCTGGGGGCCGGAGGGGCCGCTGCTCTGGGCTCGGCCACCGGCATTGCAATCATGGCCTCCATGtttggagcagcaggagctggaCTGACTGGTAAGAGGACGGCAAGAGATCGTCATCACAATGTTTTTGGAACTTCATAAAAGCACTTCTGTGGTGTTCTCGTATTTCTCCTCTTCCCGGCcttagttttttttgtattttttcaccATTCGCATCATCATTTTGCATCATTTCTCCAGGCTACAAGATGAACAAGTGTGTCGGGGCAATAGAGGAGTTTGAATTCTTGCCGCTGCGCTCCGGGAAGCATCTTCACCTGACCATCGCGGTGACGGGTTGGCTCTGCACTGGTAAATACAGTAAGTGTGGCTTCTGCCGTCTCACTACACCCGCGTACAGTCGCCACAGCTTAGGTGAGCTCGGTAAATCCTTTATTATGGTATATGTACATTTACATGGcaatatgtatgcatgtgtatgtgtatatacacatgtatatacaGTCAGGGCATTTGTCAGGTATTTGAACCGTATTTGGTTGAAgggtaaataattaaatatatgtATTCAGTGTGAATatactatattatattatactaataatattaaataactagatagaaatgtgtttttgatattCTATTTTTATTCAGATAGGATTGCACAGGTGATTTGAACCTTACAAGTGCACTGGACAGTTAATCCCTAACTGGGTCACTTTATGTATTTCTCACCCCTATTTTTACATGTTGTGTCTAAGAGAAAAATGGGGACAACTAGTTTTCCAAATGGTCCAGTTTTGACGCGGCAATCGTAATATGACATGCAAGGGAACATTAGGTTCACTCTAAAATCATGATTACACCTAATCATTCATTAGGTGTAATTCTAAGTGTCTGACCACATTTAAAAACCCTACAGAGATAAAGCGCTTTGCTTTATCCAGTATGTTGTGTTATTGAGTCTCGTTGGTAAATCTGACTATCGGGTAATAACAATCTTTACAGTATTCTCTCGTTACACTGTGTTAAAGCAGTCTGGTGGTGAAAAAAAGCAGCGAGGGATGAATattaaagagacagagaaaagaggATAGGTGGGAGTGCTGGGCAACAGTTGTCCACGTAATGCTCTAAACTTATACTAGAGAttatgcaaaagaaaaacacttacgTGTCGTCTTCTGCATAAAACCATGCAGCTTTCTTCCCCCCCTACAAAAAACTCACTTAAAACCCGAGTGCCCTCTTCCCCTACaatggcttttaaaaaacaacaacgcttCACTCACAAGTGCCACTTAGTCGTACCTTTGCACACAAAACCCCGGCGCTGTGTTGCAGGTTCGTTCCAGGCCCCCTGGTGCAGCCTGGGGGAGTGCGGGGAGCAGTTCTGCCTGGTGTGGGAGTCGCGTTTCCTCAGGGATCTGGGCTCGGCCATGGCCTCTCTGTTGGACGGGCTGGTCAGCATGGTGGCCCAGGAGGCGCTCAAGTACACCGTGCTCTCAGGTTCCTTCCAATCCCTGACTATCTTATCCTCCTTGTTCTGTTTTTTCGGAGTAGTATTCATCCTAACTTGGCACCACGTTGatgcctcgttttttttttttacacattcccACCGTCTCAGGCATCGTGGCGGCCCTGACGTGGCCCGCGTCGCTGCTGGCGGCGGCAAGCGTCATCGACAACCCCTGGTGCGTTTGCCTGAACCGCTCGGCTGAAGTGGGGAAACACCTGGCGCAGGTTCTGAGAAGCAGACAGCAGGTATCGTGTGACTTCGCTCACTCTGTCAAGGCCAGAAACTGAAAAGAGGTCGTTTTTCATAATCTGGTTTATTTTGAGATTTGGGTctatttttttaacataacatCTTTGTGGAAGGGAAAACatccaaaatacacatttagatGTTGGATTTATATCAGTTATATTACTATTACTCATAGTCTTATTTGCAGAACATTCTATTcctaaaaacataaaatgacttttattgctGGTGCAGcattgttttacttccaaaatTGCTCCTGTAAAAAACCCTTGACATAAATATGTCACAATTAAACAATAACTCTGAATCTGGGTTTATCCAATGTTCAGACTTCTGTCCTGGAGATGTTAGCAAAGTTTTGTTAGCACAAATAACGGCCACGTTTTGCTTATTTAAACATACAATTTCAGAAAACGTATTTTACAATACATACTTGTCTTGATGTAAGTAATTAACGGGGGAAGTTCTATTTTGATGACTGTAAATTGTGTACTCTATGCCCCCTCCCTTACCGTCGTGTACCACAGTACTGTGTGAGTAGAAAACCCCATTATTATCTGCATCGGCTCAAGTTGAACCGTGTTGTTTCTGTAAGTTGCTGGTTTGCGTCTCCTCGAATATAAGTGCAAAACCTTAGATGAAAAGCTCCGTGTCTGAAGCTCAGACAGAATCCTTCGCCTTTGTTGGGTAAACGCCAGGAGGACAAAAGCTGCTCCAGACTGCTGCATCTCGTCTCTTtccccatgtgtgtgtgaaggggaagCGGCCTGTCAGCCTTATAGGATTCAGTCTCGGGGCCCGAGTGATCTACTACTGTCTGCAGGAGCTCGCCAACGACCAAGGTACGAAGATCTTTATCCTTCCATCAATGACCTTTAAAAGCCCTGCTGGTTTTCTCTGCTGAGTCGCTGCCGAAACCACAGTAGAATCGGTTGGATTtgtctctcatctcatctctttCCCCCTCAGGTAGTGAAGGAGTAGTAGAGGATGTAGTCCTCTTGGGGGCCCCTGTGGACGGCTCCGAGAAGGCCTGGGCGAAGATTACCAGGGTCGTGGCTGGAAAAATAGTCAACGGCTACTGCAGGTAATGTAACCAAGCTCTGCCCTTCGGCGTGCACCGAGTGGCAGTAAGATCTCGCGGTGGCTGTCATGCTTCCGATGTGCTCGTCGCTTAGCCGCAACGTTTGTGACTTACATCTTTTCACGAGTGACTCTCGAACTCTCCGCCGATCAGAGGGGACTGGCTCCTGGGGTTCTTGTACCGAAGTTCGGCTGCCCAGATGTCCGTCGCCGGGCTGCAGCCCATCAACATCCAGGATCGGCGTGTGATCAACGTGGACCTCTCCTCCGTGGTGAGTCAGAGCTCATATTCAAATCAGGCCCCGCTAGAGGGCCCTTAATGAGTTGCTTCCTAAGTGCGTGTGAGCTAAAGCTTATTTAACACCTCAAATAGACACTTTTGAAGCAGGGTACAAGTCCTTAACTGATGCATAATACATATTTCAATacatctttttatttaaagagaCAGTGGTATTGCTTAAATATGACAAgaatacaaagaaagaaaataaggcCCCTGCTGGTCAGTTTCAGTGTAAATGCCTTCCTGCCACCCTGtaaaccaggggtctcaaacccaattcaggtgcgggccagatgcagcccacctcgaccgaacgcgggccagaccattgtCGACGGGGGGATGGCGCTGACGGTGCGCCAAAGTCTTCCGCCAGCGTGGCCCCCCGGCGGCGGCAGTGGGCCgcagtttgagacccctgctgtaAACCAACACAAGTTTAAATGTGGTTCCATCCATCCAGATACTAAGTGTTTGGATACCCAAAGGGTCAGGGACAAAATCATTTTACCTAGAAGGCAGCCTCAAAAAATAGGCAAAGTTAGTTAACAACTTATTATTTGGTGCTTTACAAGGTGGAGGTTTAAAGAGAACATTTAAAAGTGGGAGGTCAAAAGATTCGAGACACTTCAGAAGCACGGTACGCTTTAACTGGACATGTTATGTgagggagaaaacacaaaactaaaaTCATACAATTCCAgatcaatgtgttttttgttcaaagacAGTAAATCGCATGGTTCTGCCtcccaggtcaaaggtcacctggACTACATGCGACAGATGGACACCATCTTAGTGGCCGTGGGAGTTCCCACCAAGGAAGTCCCAGGAGCCTCCTTTGTGCTTCCGGGGACGGTGGACATGTCTGAGACACAACGGCGAGCCGAGGAGCCGGAGCCTCGTGCAGGGGACAGTGGAGacgtgagggaggaggaggaggcaaaggAGGCGGGTGACGGCTGGGACATCCCTGATATTTCATACCTGCTGGACTTACCAAACGACGCGGAATCGGACAGGAACACTTCAGCGTGTGATTCTGGGGAGAAGGCAAGTGGTGGCGATGCGGTGCCGCCTTCTAAGTCCCTCCCGCCTGACGGTGCGGAGGATGCTGAGCCTGATAATGAACCGGTATCATGGAGCTGGGATGATACACAGTGGACCACggaacacacgcacaaacaaaggCAGGCAGACTTGTAAAGAGCGTTTCACTGGGACCGGCTGCTTCTTATCCGTTCCGTTCTCTGCACACCGATGTTGCCCAGAGGGATGAAGAGCCCGTCCACATATGGCAGCTAAAAGGGAAAATCCCCTCACTAAATGTTTTTAAGAAATTTTCAAatgaagtacttttttttttctttttcttttttacaaactgAATTGTGtacgttttttttaagttactttGAGAGCAAATACCTGTACAAATACATGTGTTTCGCATGTATTGGAGGATGTTGGgtaggggtgggggaaaaattagatttttcgatttctctcgattctctctaggaCGATTCGGTcttgattcagaaaagttaataatcggaattaaaaaaaaaaaaaaagtttatctcgcgcgagatatttgctcgctcgcggagcgtgaactttcTCACTCGCGAGGTAAGTCTCTGCTCGCGCCCGAAGGTGTTTTCTGCGCgcttctttctgacagtaaagaactatagaagcccatttccgcactgaagaaaggggataaaaagaaattatgagataaaacgttgtcaaaaaacaaacggtaatcgtagtggaccgtagatgacaaccagctacaaccatcatttaccatcattaccggcacattaagagcaatgcgtccagctcgcagaccggtccgtcagtctgaatctgaatatctaataaccttaccgaactatggaggagcctgcgtatatcttacctcattatttcgagtttccaaaaagtcgatccgtattgaaagttgaagatattcacagatttggacatATTtacggtattttacaaatacggaccggtctaacactaagagcagctttttcttcatttaaaagaaaaatgaatctgtttaatattttttttacataggctacttccatattgcgttgaaatgcaagctgcattggttcttgcattgttgatagaaaatgcatcttataaaaaattagagaaggtaattcatctgttgattttctttaattatcaaataaagtaggaagtgattagcaacccccgagtagcaaactcagatttgagaaaatttagaaaatcgagatgcatcgataatcgttttatcagtttagaatcgataatcggtttagaatcgaatcgttgacctctgaatcggaatcgaatcgaatcgtgaggtggcaagagattcccacccctaatgTTGGGCGACCGTGGCCCAGTTGCTATGGTCACCTTCAAAGCTGGCttttaaaaggggggggggcggggtcgcAGCACAACATCAGCCATGAGACACGGTACACCAGGACTGGTCACCAGTCCACGGCAGTGCTGACACAGAGTCAAACAACcagtcacactcacatccacacgcCTACACcaacgggcaatttagagtcaccaattaaccggATCCCCAGAGCAAATGTTCAGGCTGTGGGAGGAATCCAGAGCCAGAGAGGAGCCAcgcaaactccacacagaaaggtgGAGTCGGACCCGGGACCCTCTTGCTGTGAGACAACCGCCACGCCTTCGTCTCTGGTTGCTGTGGATATTACATTGTATGCAGGCCCTGATGGCTGGCTGATATGGTcccatgtttttgtgttggtaaTGCAACTTCCTCTGTTTCTGCAACCATATCTGCTGATTGAAGAGAAACAGACGATTCAAGGTAGAACAAGGCCCGAAATTTGTGTCCACCGtccagacattttttttgtttgtgacaaAACACTTCTCTTCAATCACTTGCACACCAAGATGAAGCGTTTCCGTGGCTGCCATTTCAATCCCGGGCATCGACCTGATTGGGCAGCAGCAGAGGCAACTCGACGCCAGCGTGCTCGGCGTCCAGCAGGTTGACCGCGTCGGTGGCGGTGGCGGGGGGGTGCGTGGGGTCGGAGGCCAGCAGGGAGGGGAGGCTGCTGGCGGCGTTCTGCTCCCCGGAGTTgcggagggagagcgagagagccgGCGAGGGCCTCCGGGGCAACTGCGAGGAGCAGCAGGGCAGGAGCCTCGCCAGCGCCCGCTTGAAGTCCCGCATGAACAGCGGGTAGATGATGGGGTTCATGGTGCTGTTGCAGTAGCCCAGCCAAGTGATGGCGTCGAAGAGCGCCACGGGGACGCACTCGCACACTGCCTGGATGAGCAACACAGGCATTATAAAGTCAGAAGAATATTAAGGACACACACCTCATTATTATTGAATGAGCGAGCATGACAGAAACAGGAATCAATGCAGTAAATGCATTCATTAATTGTCCAGTGATGCAATAAttcatttgtttaaatgtgtgtatttgctcAAGATTTACAGTGGACATTCGTTTGTTTACATTCATcagaaaacatgtatttctGCTAATTGTGTATATTAATCTAGTTCTAATTCATTGCATTCATTGCACAATTGACTTATTAAAAAATTCCCAGTGcgcatttaaaacatttattcgCAGGAAATTGTGATTTACTCTCTGCGTCTTTTGGAAATTTGAAGAAAAGTTTAGATTATAggcaactaaataaataaatacagttaaaaatATGGACATTAAGACATAATTAAagcatatatatttaaaatctaTTTTCCATACCTTCAACACGTGTGTATTTTTTCACTTTCCCTGTGCATACTCGGCCCCTATGGATTTAAAATAGCTGAGTTCGAAACCATCAGAAAAAGGCCAGATTGTCTGTGTGGGCACTCACATAAGCTGTCCCTCACTTGTTTTCCTACAGACAAAATCTAATTTACTTGTAGAGTAGAACTTGTAACTACATTTGCACTTGGCTGTTTTAAAAGCCCAATCTTAAGCTTAACCACTGTGGGTTCAGAGAAGAACAGTGAAGGAGGAGACAGCGGTTAGAGGAGAGCTTCCAATACCATCAAGATGAGGCCGGGAGGCTGTGGAATAAgagtggggggggttgtgtttcaCACACCACATTGAGTGTGAAAGGGAAGGAGAGCGCAGACGCAGTCGTGTCTCTGTGCTCCGTATAACGCAGGGGAG
It encodes:
- the tmco4 gene encoding transmembrane and coiled-coil domain-containing protein 4 isoform X1, whose protein sequence is MEENNRSADANFAPDPGGAGTTARDAPRDPGPAAAVSGLLSEQGRFGFAALCAVSLGQLFTGPESSVFREKYLQGLVCWLNLDESVLPVMGAFLSGLGFEGSDTFLSILQAEPLLAAGATPIIQDLVSFSVKDGQYDARSRVLIRHVSCLLRVSAQQLEEFEQTLGERLREGGEESEEESSRRLRRERGRKLRRYLLIGLATVGGGTVIGVTGGLAAPLVAAGAGAVLGAGGAAALGSATGIAIMASMFGAAGAGLTGYKMNKCVGAIEEFEFLPLRSGKHLHLTIAVTGWLCTGKYSSFQAPWCSLGECGEQFCLVWESRFLRDLGSAMASLLDGLVSMVAQEALKYTVLSGIVAALTWPASLLAAASVIDNPWCVCLNRSAEVGKHLAQVLRSRQQGKRPVSLIGFSLGARVIYYCLQELANDQGSEGVVEDVVLLGAPVDGSEKAWAKITRVVAGKIVNGYCRGDWLLGFLYRSSAAQMSVAGLQPINIQDRRVINVDLSSVVKGHLDYMRQMDTILVAVGVPTKEVPGASFVLPGTVDMSETQRRAEEPEPRAGDSGDVREEEEAKEAGDGWDIPDISYLLDLPNDAESDRNTSACDSGEKASGGDAVPPSKSLPPDGAEDAEPDNEPVSWSWDDTQWTTEHTHKQRQADL
- the tmco4 gene encoding transmembrane and coiled-coil domain-containing protein 4 isoform X2 — protein: MEENNRSADANFAPDPGGAGTTARDAPRDPGPAAAVSGLLSEQGRFGFAALCAVSLGQLFTGPESSVFREKYLQGLVCWLNLDESVLPVMGAFLSGLGFEGSDTFLSILQAEPLLAAGATPIIQDLVSFSVKDGQYDARSRVLIRHVSCLLRVSAQQLEEFEQTLGERLREGGEESEEESSRRLRRERGRKLRRYLLIGLATVGGGTVIGVTGGLAAPLVAAGAGAVLGAGGAAALGSATGIAIMASMFGAAGAGLTGYKMNKCVGAIEEFEFLPLRSGKHLHLTIAVTGWLCTGKYSSFQAPWCSLGECGEQFCLVWESRFLRDLGSAMASLLDGLVSMVAQEALKYTVLSGIVAALTWPASLLAAASVIDNPWCVCLNRSAEVGKHLAQVLRSRQQGKRPVSLIGFSLGARVIYYCLQELANDQGSEGVVEDVVLLGAPVDGSEKAWAKITRVVAGKIVNGYCRGDWLLGFLYRSSAAQMSVAGLQPINIQDRRVINVDLSSVVRARCSPPRPNAGQTIVDGGMALTVRQSLPPAWPPGGGSGPQFETPAVNQHKFKCGSIHPDTKCLDTQRVRDKIILPRRQPQKIGKVS